From the genome of Lotus japonicus ecotype B-129 chromosome 6, LjGifu_v1.2, one region includes:
- the LOC130724840 gene encoding uncharacterized protein LOC130724840: MMVAGWQGTRQANRKQCCESHYYGMGNERVAVNDSRVVHGDQGAIFEGRRRSMHLKRNITFDRLKKKIHERLKLQRNQMISRVSSRFMTTPNPIFFTHFEIVDNVDVQVMMDAFSQQSYMVQLELYVEVTEAGSSSMPVPTPTEDGGRHVVDEEVLAEPYTVPFSVMSIEDTNIVAPSDVAVNLGDDYDYRLDNDNVDGEVIPSDDDHNEDERMQEGGDESDTDEEGDRHANPQPQMAPHPADQPAAPVNVNVETQGHPNTVPFWSASSHYTYINWGHPDEESDFYSETDVNGSWKIGDDLCKGLIFENKRAVQDALLHYCLRLNQTYKMSESKPDYFTAKCQKSVDGCPWRIRAHLSKKTGKWTISKWGGSHTCLNAMTSQDHKKMTSTFMSNYILGMVSAQPTIPISLIQERISGQLNYKVSYFKALKAKQKALARVFGDWEESYDLLPRWLEYMLRFSPGSHYEFVTTDYEDQYDNVVPDFKKFGRVFWTYKQCCDAFNYCKPMIQIDGTFLYGKYSGTLLIATTQDGNNNVLPLAFAIVEGETLGAWTWFLRLMRVHVTRKQGICLISDRHANILSAVGNPSNGWQPPNAYHVYCIRHVASNFNTRFHNTAEK, translated from the exons ATGATGGTGGCAGGTTGGCAGGGGACAAGACAAGCAAACCGCAAACAATGTTGCGAATCCCATTATTATGGCATGGGGAATGAGCGCGTGGCAGTCAATGATAGCAG GGTTGTCCATGGCGACCAAGGTGCCATATTCGAAGGTCGGAGAAGGTCCATGCATCTGAAGCGCAACATTACCTTCGACCGTTTGAAGAAGAAAATCCACGAAAGGTTGAAGCTGCAAAGGAACCAGATGATTTCTAGAGTCAGCTCTAGATTTATGACGACACCGAATCCCATTTTTTTTACGCATTTTGAGATAGTTGATAATGTCGATGTGCAAGTCATGATGGATGCATTTAGTCAGCAGTCATATATGGTTCAGCTGGAGCTGTATGTTGAAGTTACTGAAGCTGGAAGTTCATCAATGCCAGTACCGACACCCACTGAAGACGGTGGTAGACATGTTGTTGATGAGGAGGTTCTTGCAGAACCATATACTGTGCCTTTTAGCGTCATGAGTATTGAAGATACCAATATCGTCGCTCCTTCGGATGTCGCAGTTAATTTGGGCGATGATTATGACTACCGCCTTGACAATGATAATGTGGACGGTGAAGTCATTCCTTCAGACGATGACCACaatgaagatgaaagaatgcaagAAGGAGGTGACGAGTCTGACACAGACGAAGAGGGAGACCGACACGCTAATCCTCAGCCTCAGATGGCACCTCATCCTGCTGATCAACCGGCGGCACCAGTGAATGTCAATGTTGAAACCCAAG GCCACCCAAACACGGTCCCATTCTGGAGTGCTTCTTCGCATTACACATATATTAACTGGGGTCACCCAGATGAAGAAAGTGATTTTTATTCTGAAACGGATGTGAATGGATCATGGAAGATTGGTGATGACTTATGTAAAGGtttgatttttgaaaacaaGCGTGCTGTACAGGATGCCCTGTTACACTATTGTCTTAGACTAAATCAAACTTATAAGATGAGCGAATCCAAGCCAGACTACTTTACTGCAAAGTGTCAGAAATCCGTAGATGGCTGCCCGTGGAGGATAAGGGCACATCTATCCAAGAAAACTGGTAAATGGACCATATCCAAATGGGGGGGTTCGCATACGTGCTTAAATGCGATGACTTCTCAAGACCACAAGAAGATGACGTCAACCTTCATGTCCAACTACATTCTTG GCATGGTAAGTGCCCAACCAACTATCCCTATTTCTCTCATACAAGAGAGGATCAGTGGTCAGCTCAATTACAAGGTGTCATACTTTAAAGCTTTGAAGGCGAAGCAAAAAGCACTTGCTCGCGTGTTCGGTGATTGGGAGGAGTCTTACGACCTGCTCCCTAGGTGGTTGGAATATATGTTGAGGTTTTCCCCTGGATCCCATTACGAGTTTGTCACGACTGACTATGAGGACCAGTATGACAATGTTGTTCCTGATTTCAAGAAATTTGGTCGAGTGTTTTGGACGTACAAACAATGTTGTGACGCATTCAACTATTGCAAGCCAATGATACAAATTGATGGCACATTCCTGTACGGAAAGTATAGTGGAACTTTGCTTATTGCCACAACACAGGACGGGAACAATAATGTTTTGCCTTTAGCTTTTGCAATTGTGGAGGGAGAAACACTCGGTGCTTGGACGTGGTTTCTTCGTCTGATGCGTGTGCATGTCACCAGGAAACAAGGGATATGTCTAATATCAGACAGACACGCCAACATTCTCTCAGCAGTGGGGAATCCATCTAACGGGTGGCAGCCACCAAACGCTTATCATGTGTATTGCATTCGCCACGTTGCCAGCAATTTCAACACCAGGTTTCACAACACAGCAGAAAAATGA